A window of the Aeromicrobium phoceense genome harbors these coding sequences:
- a CDS encoding response regulator transcription factor, which translates to MTTVLVVDDHELFRAGMLAVLGSLPGIEVAGEAATGEEALDAVTRLQPDVVLMDLRMPGMGGLAATGRITERHPGTKVVVLTMNEDPGSVFAALRAGARGYLLKESGAEDVRRVIEGVTRGEAVFGPKVAEHVVRFFAGGGAGAPATAPFPHLTTREREVLDLMARGLDNASIARRLFLSEKTVRNRVSDILAKLQAGTRAEAVARARDAGIGEG; encoded by the coding sequence ATGACCACCGTCCTCGTCGTCGACGACCACGAGCTGTTCCGCGCGGGGATGCTCGCCGTGCTCGGCAGCCTGCCCGGCATCGAGGTCGCGGGCGAGGCCGCCACGGGCGAGGAGGCGCTCGACGCCGTGACCCGGTTGCAACCGGACGTCGTGCTGATGGACCTGAGGATGCCGGGCATGGGCGGCCTGGCCGCCACCGGCCGGATCACCGAGCGGCACCCCGGGACCAAGGTCGTGGTGCTGACGATGAACGAGGACCCCGGCTCCGTCTTCGCCGCCCTGCGGGCCGGTGCCCGGGGCTACCTGCTGAAGGAGTCCGGCGCGGAGGACGTGCGCCGTGTCATCGAGGGCGTCACCCGCGGGGAGGCGGTCTTCGGGCCCAAGGTCGCCGAGCACGTCGTGCGGTTCTTCGCCGGAGGTGGCGCGGGCGCCCCCGCGACGGCGCCGTTCCCGCACCTGACCACCCGCGAGCGCGAGGTGCTCGACCTGATGGCCCGGGGACTCGACAACGCGAGCATCGCGCGCCGCCTGTTCCTCTCGGAGAAGACCGTCCGCAACCGCGTCAGCGACATCCTGGCCAAGCTCCAGGCAGGCACCCGTGCGGAGGCCGTCGCGAGGGCCCGCGACGCGGGCATCGGCGAGGGCTGA
- a CDS encoding SdrD B-like domain-containing protein, which produces MRRTLSAARVAVVAALALLLTVLALPAVAATSGITSNLLLNGATYHGTEVVNEGDELTLRVQYDTQVQPGATVDFELGPNVKVTGVPAANTAIESVRQDGNKVAITFKDPWPSGVNQGVFDLKFTVNQVDGSAEDTIVWKVDGQESSIEVIVRDSGDEFANVSEGFSKGVAPGNLESFVTVVDGRVRLKPEIVDQDLTYTLRVNSPEARDDFEIADRLPAGLGYVAGSFGGQLTSWDAAGLNRKTAPFTFAPTVTGQQFSGDVDLPGPSILAITYRAEVTDVAAIEALLQAQYDRLSGGYGQFETVLTNTASFGSASVVREAGVRLRHSVANPNPGPNVGALFGKTAAWGTKNIVTDEAGNLTPPADLTYTLKADLRGWDGSNPNKVLGRNVVISDTLPTQASWRTDAADFLTSTGVTLTKAETCPTSAAAFAGDAFVGQYCVDGQRLLVNVGKDATTNASIAVKAQLTTVDGLAVAGSTTIKDATPYRWRNVADFHYRDGNPHSVTRDVTVVALPDTTGGVNDPSVFTKTGAARQQSVEPGESVTVDYTFTVAAGKGIDVRHSRIVDHVDTDVYDLGDLSGVTVKGTYDGVALDASHFELRTNADDDLVIELSSAGDAVVSARGADKRFQVTIALTTKEFVGKETKTIRNKATLFGLDGVPLHWSDTVSEATSYGDEAEVRKRIWDNVAQEWTESIAAQMDGSGSLVQDRYVYRIEFIPHGSYDQVAILPVVDELPGAVDFLGFVDEADRATGADPSTGPVDIGGNLVAAYDAGSESVTIRQKDGTRLQAGGSLAAYVAVKVNDASAPIVNRIGDTFAEIVPLRSVSVGDFVWVDSVRDGRQDDGEPGIEGVVLEVVGPDGKPVVDVFGQPVGPVTTGADGAYTFDRLPALTGDGTYTVRIDRDASAEALKPYMPTKAGEGDRVLDSSTWEAATVPGELQQDGDRDPTLDFGFVTKSYAIGDRVWIDTDKDGIQGSGEKSLPGVTVELLDEDGAVLATTTTDRDGRYAFDELAAGTYRVRFTLTPEQQRTYEFTQRDAGGDDALDSDADPANGLTVVIVLDDSNAALQGDYEHREITATQGIDPTWDAGVVVKTPPTGIGTGEETGDPEGDDPAVSDGSGSGGSDSSEPAEASDGQLSRTGTSIGLGLVALMLALFGAGGAILWSGRRRTL; this is translated from the coding sequence ATGAGACGAACACTGTCGGCCGCTCGGGTCGCGGTCGTGGCGGCACTGGCGCTGCTGCTGACCGTGCTGGCACTTCCCGCGGTCGCCGCGACCTCGGGGATCACGTCGAACCTGTTGCTCAACGGCGCCACGTACCACGGCACCGAGGTCGTCAACGAGGGTGACGAGCTGACCCTGCGAGTGCAGTACGACACCCAGGTCCAGCCCGGCGCGACGGTGGACTTCGAGCTCGGTCCGAACGTGAAGGTCACCGGCGTCCCGGCCGCCAACACGGCGATCGAGTCGGTCCGCCAGGACGGCAACAAGGTCGCCATCACCTTCAAGGATCCGTGGCCGAGCGGCGTGAACCAGGGCGTCTTCGACCTGAAGTTCACCGTGAACCAGGTCGACGGCAGCGCCGAGGACACCATCGTCTGGAAGGTGGACGGCCAGGAGAGCTCGATCGAGGTCATCGTCCGCGACTCGGGCGACGAGTTCGCGAACGTCTCCGAGGGCTTCTCGAAGGGTGTCGCCCCGGGCAACCTCGAGAGCTTCGTGACGGTCGTCGACGGCCGGGTGAGGCTCAAGCCCGAGATCGTGGACCAGGACCTCACCTACACGCTGCGGGTCAACTCGCCCGAGGCGCGCGACGACTTCGAGATCGCCGACCGGCTGCCCGCGGGACTCGGCTACGTGGCCGGCTCCTTCGGCGGTCAGCTGACCAGCTGGGACGCCGCGGGACTGAACCGGAAGACCGCACCGTTCACCTTCGCCCCGACCGTCACCGGTCAGCAGTTCAGTGGCGACGTCGACCTGCCCGGCCCGTCGATCCTCGCGATCACCTACCGTGCCGAGGTCACCGACGTGGCGGCGATCGAGGCTCTCCTGCAGGCGCAGTACGACCGGCTCTCGGGCGGCTACGGCCAGTTCGAGACGGTGCTGACGAACACGGCGAGCTTCGGCTCGGCCTCGGTGGTGCGCGAGGCGGGCGTCCGCCTGCGGCACTCCGTGGCGAACCCGAACCCCGGACCCAACGTGGGAGCGCTCTTCGGCAAGACGGCCGCCTGGGGTACGAAGAACATCGTCACCGACGAGGCAGGCAACCTCACGCCTCCGGCCGACCTCACCTACACGCTCAAGGCCGACCTGCGCGGCTGGGACGGCAGCAACCCGAACAAGGTCCTGGGCCGCAACGTGGTCATCAGCGACACGCTGCCCACCCAGGCGTCGTGGCGCACCGACGCGGCCGACTTCCTCACCTCCACCGGCGTCACGCTGACGAAGGCCGAGACCTGCCCCACGAGCGCGGCGGCCTTCGCCGGTGACGCGTTCGTCGGCCAGTACTGCGTGGACGGACAGCGGCTGCTCGTCAACGTCGGCAAGGACGCGACCACGAACGCCTCGATCGCGGTGAAGGCGCAGCTCACCACCGTCGACGGCCTCGCCGTCGCCGGCAGCACGACCATCAAGGACGCGACGCCGTACCGCTGGCGCAACGTGGCCGACTTCCACTACCGCGACGGCAACCCGCACTCCGTGACGCGCGACGTCACGGTGGTCGCGCTGCCCGACACGACGGGCGGGGTCAACGACCCGAGCGTGTTCACCAAGACCGGCGCCGCGCGTCAGCAGTCGGTGGAGCCGGGCGAGTCGGTCACGGTCGACTACACGTTCACGGTCGCCGCGGGCAAGGGCATCGACGTCCGCCACAGCCGCATCGTCGATCACGTCGACACCGACGTGTACGACCTGGGCGACCTCTCCGGCGTGACGGTCAAGGGCACCTACGACGGCGTCGCGCTCGACGCCTCGCACTTCGAGCTCCGGACGAACGCCGACGACGACCTCGTCATCGAGCTGAGCAGCGCGGGCGACGCCGTCGTCAGCGCCCGCGGAGCCGACAAGCGCTTCCAGGTCACGATCGCGCTGACCACGAAGGAGTTCGTCGGCAAGGAGACGAAGACGATCCGGAACAAGGCCACGCTGTTCGGGCTGGACGGCGTCCCGCTGCACTGGTCCGACACCGTCAGCGAGGCCACGTCCTACGGCGACGAGGCGGAGGTCCGCAAGCGCATCTGGGACAACGTGGCGCAGGAGTGGACCGAGTCGATCGCGGCGCAGATGGACGGATCGGGCTCGCTGGTCCAGGACCGCTACGTCTACCGGATCGAGTTCATCCCTCACGGCAGCTACGACCAGGTCGCCATCCTGCCCGTCGTGGACGAGCTGCCCGGCGCGGTCGACTTCCTCGGGTTCGTCGACGAGGCAGATCGGGCCACCGGCGCCGATCCCAGCACCGGACCGGTCGACATCGGCGGCAACCTGGTCGCGGCGTACGACGCCGGCAGCGAGTCCGTCACGATCAGGCAGAAGGACGGCACCCGCCTGCAGGCGGGTGGCTCGCTCGCGGCCTACGTGGCCGTGAAGGTCAACGACGCCTCGGCCCCGATCGTCAACCGGATCGGCGACACGTTTGCCGAGATCGTGCCCCTGCGCTCGGTCTCCGTCGGCGACTTCGTGTGGGTGGACTCCGTCCGCGACGGTCGCCAGGACGACGGCGAGCCGGGCATCGAGGGCGTCGTCCTCGAGGTCGTCGGACCCGACGGCAAGCCGGTGGTGGACGTGTTCGGCCAGCCGGTCGGCCCCGTCACGACGGGTGCGGACGGTGCGTACACCTTCGACCGCCTGCCCGCGCTGACCGGCGACGGGACGTACACCGTCCGGATCGACCGCGACGCGTCGGCGGAGGCGCTGAAGCCCTATATGCCGACCAAGGCCGGCGAGGGCGACCGCGTGCTCGACTCGTCCACGTGGGAGGCCGCGACGGTCCCCGGCGAGCTGCAGCAGGACGGCGACCGTGACCCGACGCTCGACTTCGGGTTCGTGACGAAGTCGTACGCGATCGGCGACCGCGTCTGGATCGACACGGACAAGGACGGCATCCAGGGCTCCGGCGAGAAGTCGCTGCCCGGTGTCACCGTCGAGCTGCTCGACGAGGACGGCGCCGTCCTGGCGACCACCACGACGGACCGCGACGGCCGGTACGCGTTCGACGAGCTCGCGGCGGGCACCTACCGGGTGCGCTTCACGCTCACCCCCGAGCAGCAGCGGACGTACGAGTTCACGCAGCGGGACGCCGGGGGCGACGACGCCCTCGACTCCGATGCGGACCCGGCGAACGGCCTCACCGTGGTGATCGTCCTCGACGACTCGAACGCCGCCCTGCAGGGCGACTACGAGCACCGTGAGATCACCGCGACGCAGGGCATCGACCCCACGTGGGACGCCGGCGTCGTCGTGAAGACCCCGCCGACGGGCATCGGCACGGGGGAGGAGACGGGGGACCCGGAGGGTGACGACCCTGCGGTGTCCGACGGGTCGGGTTCTGGGGGATCCGACTCGAGCGAGCCCGCCGAGGCGTCGGACGGACAGCTGTCCAGGACCGGCACCAGCATCGGCCTCGGGCTCGTGGCGCTGATGCTCGCCCTCTTCGGGGCGGGCGGAGCGATCCTGTGGAGCGGACGGCGACGCACGCTGTAA
- a CDS encoding histidine phosphatase family protein, with protein sequence MRLLLLRHGQTPSNVRGLLDTAAPGAELTPLGIRQAEAVPDALGERAIDAVFVSNLRRTTLTATPLAAARSLEPTSLEGLREIGAGDLEMAGHHDAHLTYLHTAFAWARGRLAARMPGGEDGHEFLDRYDAAIADIAQSGAETVLAVSHGAAIRAWTSARVGGIDVDFVERSPLPNTGLVEVQGDPRNGWTLVGWPEGPVGGAHLDVRQDDPTGEPVDED encoded by the coding sequence ATGCGACTCCTGCTGCTGCGCCACGGCCAGACGCCGTCCAACGTGCGCGGACTGCTCGACACCGCGGCGCCGGGTGCCGAGCTGACCCCGTTGGGAATCCGTCAGGCCGAGGCCGTCCCGGATGCCCTCGGTGAGCGAGCGATCGACGCCGTTTTCGTCTCGAACCTGCGGCGCACGACCCTGACGGCCACGCCGCTGGCGGCGGCCAGGTCGCTCGAGCCGACCTCGCTGGAGGGCCTGCGTGAGATCGGCGCGGGCGACCTCGAGATGGCCGGTCACCACGACGCCCACCTGACCTACCTCCACACGGCCTTCGCCTGGGCGCGGGGACGGCTGGCGGCGCGGATGCCCGGCGGCGAGGACGGGCACGAGTTCCTCGACCGCTACGACGCCGCGATCGCCGACATCGCGCAATCGGGCGCCGAGACGGTGCTGGCCGTGTCGCACGGTGCCGCCATCCGCGCGTGGACCAGCGCGAGGGTGGGTGGGATCGACGTCGATTTCGTCGAGCGCTCGCCGCTGCCGAACACGGGCCTGGTCGAGGTCCAGGGCGATCCGCGGAACGGATGGACCCTCGTGGGCTGGCCCGAGGGTCCCGTGGGCGGCGCCCACCTCGACGTCCGGCAGGACGACCCGACCGGCGAGCCCGTCGACGAGGACTGA
- a CDS encoding ATP-binding protein — MPRPTDQQLRRLAAACVVVSLACSIGAVALHLAAQARSPEVPVFAWSNLAFGATWPLAGLVVVRAQPRNRCGWLLVGTSWISVYQLLGEYSIWNAYVSDLPFSDFTDWTSMWGFAVYLLVLPLVPLLFPDGRLPSRRWWPFAWSIVIAASTLAVCRMLVPGRSDIDPNVVSPLDLPGLDVLNYVVLASALYCNLVGIPVAIVAVLLRIRRSVGVERAQLQWLALGGVFVLVSLLLSAFPETPPAVFALGLLGIPFAIAVAVVRHRLFDIDVVLGRSVVFVAVLAVVMACGAWLLLRLDPEVAGTRRGVFLIAALAVSAVLLRAAVQHGVDRWLFPERESSRLLGRRIADAMSGSTEPREALRELVAAVRSTMRLPYVGFSGPGTPSVESGRRPDHVVALDAVAMGREVGILEIGPRREGEGFTRQERQVLEESAAQAAMLAYAAGLVSDVKRSRSSIVGAREEERRRLRNDLHDGVGPSLAAIALQADVLASHLRESEHGDHAVLIRDRLRETVADVRSVSHGLRPPILDQVGLEEALRQLVSGIEPLVGEADVPSLPDLPAAVEVATYVIAAEAVTNAVKHSAASRVRLEARRTPDGISLTVSDNGRGLPSHPRPGVGLTSMRQRAAELEGTLDHRTPPGGGTAVHLTIPLPEERP, encoded by the coding sequence GTGCCTCGTCCCACCGACCAGCAGCTGCGCCGCCTCGCCGCGGCCTGCGTGGTCGTGTCGCTGGCGTGCTCGATCGGCGCGGTCGCGCTGCACCTCGCGGCGCAGGCCCGCTCCCCCGAGGTCCCGGTCTTCGCGTGGTCGAACCTGGCCTTCGGGGCCACCTGGCCGCTCGCCGGGCTCGTCGTGGTCCGCGCGCAGCCGCGGAACCGGTGCGGCTGGCTGCTCGTCGGCACGTCGTGGATCTCGGTCTACCAGCTGCTCGGCGAGTACAGCATCTGGAACGCCTACGTCTCCGACCTGCCCTTCTCCGACTTCACCGACTGGACCTCGATGTGGGGTTTCGCGGTCTACCTGCTGGTGCTGCCGCTGGTGCCCCTGCTCTTCCCCGACGGGCGGCTGCCGTCCCGCCGGTGGTGGCCGTTCGCCTGGTCGATCGTGATCGCGGCGTCCACCCTCGCGGTGTGCCGCATGCTGGTCCCGGGCCGCAGCGACATCGACCCGAACGTCGTGAGTCCCCTCGACCTGCCCGGCCTCGACGTCCTCAACTACGTCGTCCTCGCCTCGGCGCTCTACTGCAACCTCGTCGGCATCCCGGTCGCGATCGTCGCGGTGCTGCTGCGGATCCGCCGCTCGGTCGGCGTCGAGCGCGCGCAGCTGCAGTGGCTGGCCCTCGGTGGTGTGTTCGTCCTGGTCTCGCTGCTGCTCTCCGCCTTCCCCGAGACCCCTCCGGCGGTCTTCGCCCTCGGCCTGCTGGGCATCCCCTTCGCGATCGCCGTCGCGGTCGTGCGTCACCGCCTCTTCGACATCGACGTCGTCCTGGGCCGTTCTGTCGTCTTCGTCGCCGTCCTCGCGGTGGTGATGGCCTGCGGCGCGTGGCTGCTGCTGCGGCTCGACCCCGAGGTCGCCGGCACGCGCCGTGGGGTCTTCCTCATCGCTGCCCTGGCCGTCTCCGCGGTGCTGCTGCGCGCCGCGGTGCAGCACGGCGTCGACCGCTGGCTCTTCCCCGAGCGTGAGAGCTCGAGGCTGCTCGGCCGCCGCATCGCCGACGCGATGTCAGGCTCGACCGAGCCGCGGGAGGCGCTGCGCGAGCTGGTGGCCGCCGTGCGATCGACGATGCGCCTCCCGTACGTCGGCTTCAGCGGCCCGGGCACCCCGAGCGTGGAGAGCGGCCGCCGCCCCGACCACGTGGTCGCACTCGACGCCGTCGCGATGGGGCGCGAGGTCGGGATCCTCGAGATCGGGCCACGCCGCGAAGGCGAGGGTTTCACCCGCCAGGAGCGCCAGGTGCTCGAGGAGTCGGCGGCCCAGGCCGCGATGCTCGCCTACGCGGCCGGACTCGTGTCGGACGTCAAGCGCAGCCGGTCCTCGATCGTCGGTGCGCGAGAGGAGGAGCGGCGGCGCCTGCGCAACGACCTGCACGACGGGGTCGGACCATCTCTCGCGGCAATCGCCCTGCAGGCCGACGTGCTGGCCAGCCACCTCCGCGAGAGTGAGCACGGCGACCACGCCGTCCTGATCCGCGACCGGCTGCGCGAGACGGTGGCCGACGTGCGGTCCGTCTCGCACGGGCTGCGGCCACCGATCCTCGACCAGGTCGGACTCGAGGAGGCCCTGCGTCAGCTGGTCTCGGGCATCGAGCCACTCGTCGGCGAGGCCGACGTGCCTTCGTTGCCCGACCTGCCCGCCGCCGTCGAGGTGGCCACCTACGTCATCGCGGCCGAGGCGGTGACGAACGCCGTGAAGCACAGCGCGGCGTCCCGCGTCCGGCTGGAGGCACGGCGCACCCCGGACGGGATCTCGCTGACCGTGAGCGACAACGGCCGTGGCCTGCCCTCGCACCCGCGTCCCGGCGTGGGGCTCACGAGCATGCGCCAGCGGGCCGCCGAGCTCGAGGGGACGCTCGACCACCGCACGCCTCCCGGAGGAGGCACCGCCGTGCACCTGACGATCCCGCTGCCCGAGGAGCGCCCATGA
- a CDS encoding FMN-binding glutamate synthase family protein translates to MEPVTRAGAGLAGLAAAALGGVVAYDLTQKKHAILRNFPVLGHFRYWVETVGPELRQYIVTSNDEERPFSRDQRRWVYASAKGENSYFGFGTDNDIERVVGYPIIKHRTFSGPGATTAPHGSEGMPLPSAKVLGGPRGRRHAFRPASVVNISGMSFGALSAPAIQALNAGAAIAGCMQNTGEGSIAPAHRHGGDLVFQIGTAYFGCRDEHGRFDLGRLVDLVQSAPVRAIEIKLSQGAKPGLGGMLPGAKVDRTIAEIRGIPEGVDCASPSRHTAFDDVDSMLDFVELVADATGLPVGIKSAVGNMEFWDELIELMGPRERGVDFVNIDGGEGGTGAAPMIFADSVAYPFRIAFTEVYKRFAVAGLTDDLTFIGAGKLGLTENALVAFALGADMVNVGREAMLSIGCIQAQKCHTDHCPVGVATQNPRYTRGLDPTSKKDRLASYVLALRRDLLKVSEAVGVVHPGMMTADDIDILDGQRSSESLRDLYGYEKGWGELGPKLQEELIGVMAALGEDQREAGQPLR, encoded by the coding sequence ATGGAACCAGTCACACGGGCGGGTGCGGGTCTCGCGGGGCTGGCGGCCGCCGCTCTCGGCGGCGTGGTCGCCTACGACCTCACGCAGAAGAAGCACGCGATCCTGCGCAACTTCCCCGTCCTCGGACACTTCCGCTACTGGGTCGAGACGGTCGGTCCCGAGCTGCGCCAGTACATCGTCACGAGCAACGACGAGGAGCGCCCGTTCTCGCGTGACCAGCGGCGCTGGGTCTACGCCAGCGCCAAGGGCGAGAACAGCTACTTCGGGTTCGGCACCGACAACGACATCGAGCGCGTCGTCGGCTACCCGATCATCAAGCACCGCACGTTCTCCGGCCCCGGCGCCACCACCGCGCCGCACGGCAGCGAGGGGATGCCGCTGCCCTCCGCGAAGGTGCTCGGTGGGCCACGCGGCCGGCGGCACGCCTTCCGTCCCGCCTCGGTGGTCAACATCTCGGGGATGAGCTTCGGCGCCCTCTCCGCACCCGCCATCCAGGCGCTCAACGCGGGCGCGGCCATCGCCGGGTGCATGCAGAACACGGGGGAGGGGTCGATCGCGCCGGCGCACCGCCACGGCGGCGACCTCGTCTTCCAGATCGGCACCGCCTACTTCGGCTGCCGCGACGAGCACGGGCGGTTCGACCTCGGCCGGCTCGTCGACCTCGTGCAGTCGGCCCCGGTGCGCGCCATCGAGATCAAGCTCTCGCAGGGGGCCAAGCCCGGCCTCGGCGGCATGCTGCCGGGCGCGAAGGTCGACCGGACGATCGCCGAGATCCGCGGCATCCCCGAGGGGGTGGACTGCGCCTCGCCGAGCCGCCACACCGCCTTCGACGACGTGGACTCGATGCTCGACTTCGTCGAGCTCGTCGCTGACGCCACGGGACTCCCCGTGGGCATCAAGTCGGCGGTCGGGAACATGGAGTTCTGGGACGAGCTCATCGAGCTCATGGGACCCCGTGAGCGCGGGGTCGACTTCGTCAACATCGACGGCGGCGAGGGCGGCACGGGCGCGGCGCCGATGATCTTCGCGGACTCGGTCGCCTACCCGTTCCGGATCGCGTTCACCGAGGTCTACAAGCGCTTCGCGGTGGCGGGGCTGACCGACGACCTCACGTTCATCGGTGCGGGCAAGCTCGGCCTCACCGAGAACGCGCTGGTGGCCTTCGCGCTGGGCGCCGACATGGTCAACGTCGGGCGCGAGGCGATGCTGTCGATCGGCTGCATCCAGGCCCAGAAGTGCCACACCGACCACTGCCCGGTCGGCGTCGCGACGCAGAACCCGCGCTACACCCGCGGGCTGGACCCGACGTCGAAGAAGGACCGGCTCGCCAGCTACGTCCTGGCCCTGCGCCGCGACCTGCTCAAGGTCTCCGAGGCCGTCGGCGTGGTGCACCCGGGGATGATGACCGCCGACGACATCGACATCCTCGACGGCCAGCGCTCTTCGGAGTCCCTGCGCGACCTCTACGGCTACGAGAAGGGCTGGGGCGAGCTCGGCCCGAAGCTCCAGGAGGAGTTGATCGGCGTCATGGCCGCCCTGGGTGAGGACCAGCGGGAGGCGGGTCAGCCCCTCCGCTGA
- a CDS encoding sigma-70 family RNA polymerase sigma factor, with the protein MTDQETLAAPPDTELVEGVRSGDEHAMAQLYERHRADALRVARIVSQDTDADDLAAEAFARVITKITEGGGPTSGFRPYLHTVIRNLNIERRRQAGREQAASDKPWLLDSTDEVEPEVFDEVDADRAARALRSLPDNWQQLLWKLDVQGSKPAEVARELEIPVASVSSTVYRAREGLRVAYLDQHVPRADDGDCAWTRARLSRLARGSLTSRATAKVHLHLNQCAECAALYDDLHRLNTKLGAFVWPLVLAGGVSAGGFPWSVGAVASPPPSGQSSGAAGGAGTSVGTSVGGVVAGAPVAAVAAGIVGFVAVVAAGALWLTSSSAEPSAARVVTPVLESVVEESPAKPKPAAPTLAGPLGLLATPLGVTPLPSGDDPTTPAPTDPPPSDEPAPETSPGPTPEPTPEPSPQPTEPQPTEPQPTEPQPTEEPPVEPVDLGVGEPTVVATGEDSHWELTVPISAQEGAAAESFTLSVDLTMNDVTGFVERRSAGWSCGPIEEGGSNGDPYFFDTVTCDYTYQPGQAVTPLQLVLMAVEPSGAVTVRGAGNADPDASSDSRQF; encoded by the coding sequence ATGACGGATCAGGAAACGCTCGCCGCGCCACCTGACACCGAGCTGGTGGAAGGGGTGCGGTCCGGGGACGAGCACGCGATGGCGCAGCTGTACGAGCGCCACCGTGCGGACGCGCTGCGCGTGGCCAGGATCGTCAGCCAGGACACCGACGCCGACGACCTCGCCGCCGAGGCGTTCGCGCGCGTCATCACCAAGATCACCGAGGGCGGCGGCCCCACGTCGGGCTTCCGGCCTTACCTCCACACGGTCATCCGCAACCTCAACATCGAGCGCCGTCGGCAGGCGGGCCGCGAGCAGGCGGCGTCGGACAAGCCGTGGCTGCTCGACTCGACCGACGAGGTCGAGCCCGAGGTCTTCGACGAGGTCGACGCCGACCGCGCGGCGCGCGCCCTGCGCTCGCTGCCGGACAACTGGCAGCAGTTGCTGTGGAAGCTCGACGTCCAGGGCAGCAAGCCGGCCGAGGTCGCCCGTGAGCTGGAGATCCCCGTCGCCTCGGTCTCGAGCACCGTCTACCGCGCGCGTGAGGGCCTGCGCGTGGCGTACCTCGACCAGCACGTTCCGCGCGCGGACGACGGCGACTGCGCGTGGACGCGCGCACGCCTCAGCCGCCTCGCCCGGGGCAGCCTGACCTCGCGGGCGACCGCGAAGGTCCACCTCCACCTCAACCAGTGCGCCGAGTGCGCCGCGCTCTACGACGACCTCCACCGGCTCAACACGAAGCTGGGCGCCTTCGTCTGGCCCCTCGTGCTCGCGGGTGGCGTCTCCGCGGGTGGGTTCCCGTGGTCGGTTGGCGCTGTCGCTTCTCCCCCGCCCTCGGGCCAGTCGTCCGGCGCTGCTGGCGGAGCGGGGACAAGCGTCGGCACGAGCGTCGGCGGAGTCGTCGCGGGTGCACCCGTGGCCGCGGTCGCCGCGGGGATCGTAGGCTTCGTCGCCGTCGTGGCGGCCGGCGCCCTGTGGCTCACCAGCAGCTCGGCCGAGCCTTCCGCGGCCCGGGTCGTCACCCCGGTCCTGGAATCGGTCGTCGAGGAGAGTCCCGCGAAGCCGAAGCCTGCGGCACCCACCTTGGCCGGCCCCCTGGGACTCCTCGCGACGCCGCTCGGCGTGACGCCGCTGCCGTCCGGCGACGATCCGACGACGCCCGCGCCCACCGATCCGCCTCCCTCGGACGAGCCGGCGCCGGAGACCAGCCCCGGGCCCACGCCAGAGCCCACGCCGGAGCCCTCGCCCCAGCCGACGGAGCCCCAGCCGACGGAGCCCCAGCCCACGGAGCCCCAGCCCACGGAGGAGCCGCCGGTCGAGCCGGTCGACCTCGGCGTCGGCGAGCCCACCGTGGTGGCGACGGGCGAGGACTCCCACTGGGAGCTGACCGTTCCGATCTCCGCGCAGGAGGGCGCCGCCGCCGAGTCGTTCACGCTGAGCGTCGACCTGACCATGAACGACGTGACGGGATTCGTGGAGCGGCGCTCGGCCGGGTGGAGCTGCGGCCCCATCGAGGAGGGCGGATCGAACGGCGACCCCTACTTCTTCGACACGGTGACGTGCGACTACACGTACCAGCCGGGCCAGGCCGTGACGCCGCTGCAGCTCGTGCTCATGGCCGTCGAGCCCTCGGGAGCCGTCACCGTCCGCGGCGCGGGCAACGCCGACCCCGACGCCTCGTCGGACTCCCGCCAGTTCTGA
- a CDS encoding winged helix-turn-helix transcriptional regulator codes for MRRSSFSEMNCSIAQSLEVIGEWWTPLILRDALMGVTRFEQFQSRLGIARNVLSARLQTLVEHGILEEVQYSERPPRFEYVLTQKGRDLWPVLTMLRQWGDRWLAPEGAPVEIVHATCGHVAHAELTCSDCGERLRGRDLELRHGPGAPDGGIVPEHVDSGRAAV; via the coding sequence ATGCGCCGCAGCAGCTTCTCCGAGATGAACTGTTCGATCGCCCAGAGCCTCGAGGTGATCGGCGAGTGGTGGACCCCGCTCATCCTGCGCGATGCGCTCATGGGCGTGACCCGGTTCGAGCAGTTCCAGTCGCGCCTGGGGATTGCCCGGAACGTCCTGTCCGCGCGGCTCCAGACGCTCGTGGAGCACGGGATCCTCGAGGAGGTGCAGTACTCGGAGCGGCCGCCGCGGTTCGAGTACGTGCTCACGCAGAAGGGTCGCGACCTGTGGCCCGTCCTCACGATGCTGCGCCAGTGGGGCGACCGGTGGCTCGCTCCCGAGGGCGCTCCCGTGGAGATCGTCCATGCGACCTGCGGCCACGTCGCCCACGCCGAGCTCACGTGTTCCGACTGTGGCGAGCGTCTGCGCGGGCGTGACCTCGAGCTGCGCCACGGGCCCGGGGCACCTGACGGCGGCATCGTTCCGGAGCACGTCGACAGCGGCCGCGCGGCCGTCTAG